The following proteins are co-located in the Diaphorobacter sp. HDW4B genome:
- a CDS encoding SGNH/GDSL hydrolase family protein yields MAANWMRRTLVAAACASAALLTACGSSSVESAISPDRFVIFGDGLADQGQLGTSYSVNDGSINNWTAQFASRYDVKTTASSKGGTNYAYGNARISATPDVVGNANTPTVVKQVDTFLASNKITNDDIFVVSAGVSDVIANTNAFLNGTITEEQLKANVVQAGADLAVQVRRLNSAGAKHIVVTGTYDLSRSPWAKAINKEALLSSLSIALNNKLKIDLTDNLTGKQVMYIDVAYEVNLFEGSPGSFGFTNSDKPVCNSVDTGAGIGIGTNEINSALCTTSTVNDVNYNRYVFADKIYLSPEANRRLGDYARDIIINQW; encoded by the coding sequence ATGGCAGCAAATTGGATGCGTCGCACACTTGTGGCAGCGGCCTGCGCCTCGGCAGCCCTGCTCACCGCTTGCGGCTCCAGCAGTGTGGAATCGGCAATCAGCCCCGACCGCTTCGTGATTTTTGGCGACGGCCTCGCAGATCAGGGTCAGCTCGGCACCTCGTATTCCGTGAATGATGGCAGCATCAACAACTGGACCGCCCAGTTCGCATCGCGCTACGACGTGAAGACCACTGCCTCGTCCAAGGGCGGCACCAACTACGCCTACGGCAACGCCCGCATCTCCGCGACGCCCGATGTGGTTGGCAACGCCAACACGCCGACCGTCGTCAAGCAGGTCGACACCTTCCTCGCCAGCAACAAGATCACCAACGACGACATTTTCGTGGTGAGCGCTGGCGTGAGCGATGTGATCGCCAACACCAACGCCTTCCTCAACGGCACGATCACCGAAGAGCAGTTGAAAGCCAACGTGGTGCAAGCCGGTGCCGATCTGGCTGTGCAGGTGCGTCGCCTGAACAGCGCTGGCGCCAAGCACATCGTCGTGACGGGCACCTATGACCTGAGCCGCTCGCCATGGGCCAAGGCCATCAACAAGGAAGCTCTGCTCAGCTCGCTCAGCATCGCGCTGAACAACAAGCTCAAGATCGACCTGACCGACAACCTCACCGGCAAGCAGGTCATGTACATCGACGTGGCCTACGAGGTGAACCTGTTCGAAGGCAGCCCAGGCAGCTTCGGCTTCACCAACAGCGACAAGCCTGTCTGCAACTCGGTGGACACCGGCGCAGGCATTGGCATCGGCACCAACGAGATCAACTCCGCACTGTGCACCACCAGCACCGTGAACGACGTGAACTACAACCGCTACGTGTTCGCCGACAAGATCTACCTGAGCCCCGAGGCCAACCGCCGTCTGGGCGACTACGCGCGCGACATCATCATCAATCAGTGGTGA
- a CDS encoding PTS sugar transporter subunit IIA, whose translation MNRLASILPPAQVLVGVDATSKKRAFEEAGLLFESQHGLSRALITDSLFARERLGSTGLGHGVAIPHGRIKGLKSPMAAVFQLAHPIGFDAPDEQPVSLLIFLLVPEAATQKHLEILSEIAELLSDSALRERIKSCTDAAQLHGMIADWRSAQAA comes from the coding sequence ATGAATCGCCTTGCATCCATACTGCCTCCAGCCCAAGTGCTGGTTGGTGTTGACGCCACCAGCAAGAAACGCGCTTTTGAAGAGGCGGGTCTGCTGTTTGAGAGTCAGCACGGTTTGTCCCGTGCACTGATCACCGACAGTCTCTTTGCACGCGAGCGCCTTGGCTCCACTGGCTTGGGGCACGGCGTAGCCATTCCGCATGGCCGCATCAAGGGCCTGAAGTCGCCCATGGCTGCGGTGTTTCAACTGGCGCACCCCATCGGCTTCGATGCGCCTGATGAGCAACCCGTGTCCCTGCTGATCTTCCTGCTCGTGCCCGAAGCGGCCACGCAGAAGCATCTGGAAATCCTCTCCGAAATCGCCGAGCTGCTCAGCGACAGCGCCTTGCGCGAGCGCATCAAGTCCTGCACGGACGCGGCCCAATTGCATGGCATGATTGCTGACTGGCGCTCCGCTCAGGCAGCCTGA
- a CDS encoding 5-(carboxyamino)imidazole ribonucleotide synthase, translating into MSTQNDSAVILPGATLGVLGGGQLGRMFAQTAQAMGYFTAVLDKDATSPAGLVSHHHIRTGYEDPQGLAELAKLCAAVTTEFENVPAGSLNKLAESLPVSPAGSSVAIAQDRAAEKAHFVKCGVPCAPYAVIETPAQLAAVNDALLPGILKTARMGYDGKGQVRVKTREELNTAWEQLGRVACVLEKMLPLAHECSVIVARGRDGSIVNLPVQRNLHREGILAVTEVYAGNLPATTVEKAIAAAKSVAIGLDYVGVLCVEFFVLTDGMLVVNEIAPRPHNSGHYSQNACDVSQFELQVRCMTNLPLTQPRQHSPSIMLNLLGDLWFKDSTEAKTPAWDQVLALPGATLHLYGKHDAKRARKMGHLNITGATPEAVREIALKAAAILGIEPF; encoded by the coding sequence ATGAGCACCCAGAATGATTCCGCAGTGATCCTGCCCGGCGCCACCCTCGGTGTGCTGGGCGGCGGCCAACTTGGCCGCATGTTCGCGCAGACCGCGCAGGCCATGGGCTACTTCACCGCCGTGCTGGACAAGGACGCGACCAGCCCCGCCGGTCTGGTCAGCCACCACCACATCCGCACGGGTTACGAAGATCCACAAGGTTTGGCTGAACTCGCCAAGCTCTGCGCAGCCGTCACCACCGAATTCGAGAACGTGCCCGCCGGTTCGCTGAACAAGCTGGCCGAGTCGCTGCCCGTGTCGCCCGCCGGATCGTCCGTTGCGATCGCGCAGGACCGCGCTGCGGAAAAGGCGCATTTCGTGAAATGCGGCGTGCCCTGCGCGCCCTATGCCGTGATCGAAACGCCCGCGCAACTGGCCGCCGTCAACGACGCGCTGCTGCCCGGCATTCTGAAAACCGCCCGCATGGGCTACGACGGCAAGGGCCAGGTCCGCGTGAAGACGCGCGAAGAGCTCAACACCGCCTGGGAGCAACTGGGCCGCGTGGCCTGCGTGCTCGAAAAAATGCTGCCGCTGGCGCACGAATGCTCCGTCATCGTCGCCCGTGGTCGCGATGGCAGCATCGTCAACCTGCCGGTGCAGCGCAATCTGCACCGCGAAGGCATTCTGGCCGTCACCGAAGTCTACGCAGGCAACCTGCCCGCGACGACCGTGGAAAAGGCCATCGCCGCCGCCAAGTCGGTTGCCATCGGTCTCGACTACGTCGGCGTGCTGTGCGTGGAATTCTTCGTGCTGACCGACGGCATGCTGGTCGTCAACGAAATCGCCCCGCGTCCGCACAACAGCGGCCATTACAGCCAGAACGCCTGCGATGTGTCGCAGTTCGAGCTGCAGGTGCGCTGCATGACCAATCTGCCGCTCACGCAACCGCGTCAGCACAGCCCGTCGATCATGCTGAATCTGCTGGGCGATCTGTGGTTCAAGGATTCCACCGAAGCCAAGACGCCCGCCTGGGATCAGGTGCTGGCTCTGCCGGGTGCGACGCTGCACCTCTACGGCAAGCACGACGCCAAGCGCGCGCGCAAGATGGGTCACCTGAACATCACCGGTGCCACACCCGAGGCCGTGCGTGAGATTGCGCTCAAAGCCGCTGCCATCCTTGGCATCGAGCCGTTCTGA
- the hpf gene encoding ribosome hibernation-promoting factor, HPF/YfiA family codes for MNLTISGHHLDVTPALRSYVTSKLERITRHFDQVVDVKVLLTVEKQKEKDKRQRAECNVRVKGSDLFAESAHFDLYAAVDELIDKLDRKVMKYKQRLQDHQPALRRATAQSAVAAAAA; via the coding sequence ATGAACTTGACGATTAGCGGACATCACCTGGATGTGACCCCCGCGTTGCGCAGCTACGTGACTTCCAAGCTGGAACGCATCACGCGTCACTTCGATCAGGTAGTCGATGTCAAAGTGCTGCTCACTGTCGAAAAACAGAAAGAAAAAGACAAACGGCAGCGAGCGGAATGCAACGTACGTGTGAAAGGCAGCGATCTATTTGCAGAAAGTGCCCATTTCGACCTGTATGCGGCGGTCGATGAGCTGATCGACAAGCTCGACCGCAAGGTGATGAAGTACAAACAGCGTCTTCAGGACCACCAGCCAGCCCTTCGCCGGGCGACGGCTCAATCGGCAGTTGCCGCAGCGGCGGCATAA
- a CDS encoding OmpW family protein, which yields MKTFLKASAAVMVLAACAAAQAQVAGTFSARAGVTRIMPDVTSGNLSAPSFPGTTISVGDATQVSGGVNYMLTDNISLDLPLALPFKHKFYGDGAIAGTGQLGQVKVLPATLFVQYRFLEANSAFRPYVGLGVTYAKFFKNRTTATLTGLTGGSPNNPTTAKMDNKFALTPQIGFVYNINERWFVNASYYKSFLKTKAHLSTGQSISVKLNPDVVSFDIGYKF from the coding sequence GTCGCGGGCACGTTCAGCGCGCGTGCCGGTGTCACGCGCATCATGCCGGACGTGACGAGCGGCAACCTTTCCGCGCCGAGCTTTCCGGGCACCACGATCTCGGTGGGCGACGCGACCCAGGTGTCGGGTGGCGTGAACTACATGCTGACGGACAACATCTCTCTGGACTTGCCGCTGGCTCTGCCGTTCAAGCACAAGTTCTATGGTGATGGTGCGATCGCTGGCACGGGTCAGCTCGGTCAGGTCAAGGTGCTGCCAGCGACGCTGTTCGTGCAGTACCGTTTCCTCGAAGCGAACTCGGCCTTCCGTCCGTACGTCGGTCTGGGGGTGACCTACGCCAAGTTCTTCAAGAACCGCACGACCGCCACGCTGACCGGCCTGACCGGCGGCTCGCCGAACAACCCGACCACGGCCAAGATGGACAACAAGTTCGCTCTGACGCCGCAGATCGGCTTTGTCTACAACATCAACGAGCGCTGGTTCGTGAACGCTTCGTACTACAAGTCGTTCCTGAAGACCAAGGCGCACTTGTCCACAGGTCAGAGCATCTCGGTGAAGCTCAATCCCGACGTCGTGTCCTTCGACATCGGTTACAAGTTCTGA
- a CDS encoding YbaY family lipoprotein, translating to MNNGRCASSAGVARRSILWGGLALLGGCANVPRPDARITGRAFSKTRIYIPPDAVFEAALMDVTNENEPPVALARQRIEPAGQAPFDLNIPFETSDLKRNGKYVVQAQVSLYNQLLFYSPGSHPVMADPAFHRTDVILEPYPRTYATVRAGIAFTQTHWRLVSVGEEPTSTVSEPEKGAAPPFILFHPSRSGLPEGMAQGEFSGSGGCNRFLGSYEIQGARLRLKLNTTSIRLCLEGGKDEAVFLSALMQASGFMQRGKELVLRDQDGKPFLRFRADEAGEAAFEPYEPENSPQ from the coding sequence GTGAACAACGGGCGCTGCGCATCGTCGGCAGGAGTCGCTCGCCGCAGCATTCTGTGGGGCGGACTGGCGCTGCTCGGCGGGTGCGCGAATGTGCCCAGGCCCGACGCCCGCATCACCGGGCGGGCGTTCTCGAAGACGCGCATCTACATTCCGCCGGACGCTGTCTTTGAGGCCGCGCTGATGGACGTGACCAACGAGAACGAGCCGCCCGTGGCGCTGGCCCGTCAGCGCATCGAGCCCGCAGGGCAGGCTCCGTTCGATCTGAACATTCCCTTCGAGACGAGCGACCTCAAGCGCAACGGCAAGTACGTGGTGCAGGCGCAGGTGTCGCTCTACAACCAGTTGCTGTTCTACTCGCCGGGCTCGCATCCGGTGATGGCGGACCCGGCGTTTCACCGCACCGACGTTATCCTCGAACCCTATCCGCGAACCTATGCCACGGTGCGTGCGGGCATTGCCTTCACGCAGACGCACTGGCGACTGGTGAGCGTGGGCGAGGAGCCGACGAGCACCGTCTCCGAGCCTGAAAAGGGCGCTGCGCCGCCGTTCATTCTGTTCCACCCTTCACGCAGTGGTCTGCCCGAGGGCATGGCGCAGGGCGAGTTTTCGGGCTCGGGCGGCTGCAATCGATTTCTGGGCAGCTACGAGATTCAGGGCGCGCGCTTGCGGCTCAAGCTCAACACCACCTCGATCCGGCTGTGCCTGGAAGGCGGCAAGGACGAGGCGGTCTTTCTGAGCGCGCTGATGCAGGCCAGCGGCTTCATGCAGCGTGGCAAAGAACTGGTGCTGCGCGATCAGGACGGCAAACCGTTTCTGCGTTTTCGTGCGGACGAGGCGGGCGAGGCGGCCTTCGAGCCCTACGAGCCGGAGAATTCTCCGCAGTGA
- the trxA gene encoding thioredoxin, which produces MIDVTVENFEAEVIAASMQTPVLVDFWAPWCGPCKTLGPILEKVEVEYAGRFKLVKIDSDQQQELAGAFGIRSIPTCILMKNGQPVDGFMGAQSEGQVKQFLDKHLPPADEVAAEEDVAAADDALAEEDAESALERYQHAVVTDPANDDARYDYVKLLLQLGREDDAKVAFAPVIAKAATSRKLSALKAWMDALDFSAQSGPIAEFDAKIAANKRDFDTRFGRARKLVAEQKWTDAMDELLDILMRDKTWNEDAARKLYIAILELIEPPKVKVADGQIPPEDPTVATYRRRLSSVVLS; this is translated from the coding sequence ATGATTGATGTCACCGTAGAGAATTTTGAAGCCGAAGTCATCGCCGCGTCGATGCAAACCCCCGTTCTGGTGGATTTCTGGGCGCCGTGGTGCGGCCCGTGCAAGACGCTGGGCCCGATTCTGGAGAAGGTCGAGGTCGAATACGCAGGTCGTTTCAAGCTCGTGAAGATCGATTCCGACCAGCAGCAGGAACTGGCTGGCGCCTTCGGTATCCGCAGCATTCCCACCTGCATTTTGATGAAGAACGGCCAGCCGGTGGACGGCTTCATGGGCGCGCAAAGCGAAGGTCAGGTCAAGCAGTTCCTCGACAAGCACCTGCCGCCAGCCGACGAAGTCGCCGCTGAAGAAGACGTGGCTGCTGCCGACGATGCGCTGGCCGAGGAAGATGCCGAATCCGCGCTCGAACGCTATCAGCACGCGGTGGTGACCGATCCAGCGAACGACGATGCGCGCTACGACTACGTCAAGCTGCTGCTGCAACTGGGCCGCGAAGACGACGCCAAGGTGGCGTTCGCTCCGGTGATCGCCAAGGCAGCCACCTCGCGCAAACTCAGCGCACTCAAGGCCTGGATGGATGCGCTGGACTTCTCCGCGCAAAGCGGCCCGATCGCCGAATTCGACGCGAAGATCGCCGCCAACAAGCGCGACTTCGATACCCGCTTCGGCCGCGCCCGCAAGCTGGTCGCCGAACAAAAGTGGACCGACGCCATGGACGAGTTGCTCGACATCCTCATGCGCGACAAGACCTGGAACGAAGACGCCGCGCGCAAGCTGTACATCGCGATCCTCGAGCTGATCGAGCCGCCCAAGGTCAAGGTCGCCGATGGCCAGATTCCTCCCGAAGACCCGACCGTGGCGACCTATCGCCGCCGTCTCTCCAGCGTCGTGCTCAGCTGA
- the purE gene encoding 5-(carboxyamino)imidazole ribonucleotide mutase: MNSIQIGVVMGSSSDWETMQHAVAILEQFGIAHEAQVVSAHRMPDDMFRYAEAAADRGLKAIIAGAGGAAHLPGMIAAKTTVPVLGVPVASRHLQGVDSLHSIVQMPKGVPVATFAIGTAGAANAALFAVALLANEDPALRKKLEAFRVEQTNAARAMTLPPVSA, translated from the coding sequence ATGAACTCCATCCAAATCGGCGTGGTGATGGGCTCCAGCAGCGACTGGGAGACCATGCAGCACGCAGTTGCCATCCTCGAACAATTCGGCATCGCCCATGAGGCGCAAGTGGTTTCGGCCCATCGCATGCCCGACGACATGTTCCGCTACGCGGAAGCCGCTGCCGACCGTGGCCTCAAGGCCATCATCGCGGGGGCGGGCGGCGCTGCCCACCTGCCGGGCATGATCGCCGCCAAGACCACCGTGCCGGTGCTCGGCGTGCCCGTCGCCAGCCGCCACCTGCAAGGCGTGGATTCGCTGCACTCCATCGTGCAGATGCCCAAGGGCGTGCCGGTTGCCACCTTCGCCATCGGCACTGCCGGTGCGGCCAACGCGGCGCTGTTCGCCGTGGCCCTGCTGGCCAACGAAGATCCGGCCCTGCGCAAGAAGCTCGAAGCCTTCCGCGTCGAGCAGACCAACGCCGCGCGCGCCATGACCCTGCCTCCGGTGTCCGCATGA
- a CDS encoding phosphoribosylaminoimidazolesuccinocarboxamide synthase codes for MTQPSSSALHTSALTSLPLLARGKVRDNYAVGDDRILMVASDRLSAFDVIMGEPIPGKGELLTQMALFWFDKLQGIVPNHLTGEAPESVVTPAEVPQVVGRSMLVKRLKPIPVEAVVRGYLAGSGWKEYQESRSVCGVPLPEGLTNAAKLPQSIYTPAAKAAAGEHDENITFEQTVEIVGEELAKRIRDVSIELYEKAAAIALTKGMIIADTKFEFGLTPEGELVLMDEVLTPDSSRYWPVEGYEEALKTGANPPSYDKQFVRDWLEAVRINGKAWDKTAPAPRLPRDVVEKTAAKYREALERLTA; via the coding sequence ATGACTCAGCCAAGCTCTTCCGCTCTGCATACCTCCGCCCTGACCTCGCTGCCGCTGCTGGCTCGCGGCAAGGTGCGCGACAACTATGCAGTGGGTGACGACCGCATCCTGATGGTGGCCTCCGATCGTCTGTCCGCGTTCGACGTGATCATGGGCGAGCCCATCCCCGGCAAGGGCGAGCTGCTGACCCAGATGGCCCTGTTTTGGTTCGACAAGCTGCAAGGCATCGTCCCCAACCACCTGACCGGCGAAGCGCCCGAAAGCGTGGTCACGCCCGCCGAAGTGCCTCAGGTCGTCGGTCGCTCGATGCTGGTCAAGCGCCTGAAGCCGATTCCGGTCGAGGCCGTGGTGCGTGGCTATCTGGCCGGCAGCGGCTGGAAGGAATACCAGGAATCGCGTTCGGTCTGCGGCGTTCCGCTGCCCGAAGGCCTGACCAACGCGGCCAAGCTGCCCCAGTCGATCTACACCCCTGCCGCCAAGGCTGCAGCCGGTGAGCACGACGAGAACATCACCTTCGAGCAGACCGTGGAAATCGTCGGCGAAGAGCTCGCCAAGCGCATCCGTGACGTGAGCATCGAGCTGTACGAAAAGGCCGCCGCCATCGCGCTGACCAAGGGCATGATCATTGCTGACACCAAGTTCGAATTCGGCCTGACGCCCGAAGGCGAGCTGGTGCTGATGGACGAAGTGCTGACCCCCGACAGCTCGCGCTACTGGCCCGTCGAAGGCTACGAAGAAGCCCTCAAGACCGGCGCGAACCCGCCGAGCTATGACAAGCAGTTCGTGCGCGACTGGCTCGAAGCCGTGCGCATCAACGGCAAGGCATGGGACAAGACCGCTCCCGCACCTCGCCTGCCGCGCGACGTGGTCGAGAAGACCGCCGCCAAGTACCGCGAAGCGCTGGAACGCCTGACCGCCTGA
- a CDS encoding L-threonylcarbamoyladenylate synthase: MILDGSQPDAVQKAAEALARGDLLGMPTETVYGLAADADDDAAVAQIFAAKGRPTNHPLIVHVADADSIRRYAKEVPVFAQKLIDAFWPGPLTVILPRLPQAAKASTGGQDSVGLRCPSHPVAHNLLLACQTLDKPVWGVAAPSANKFGRVSPTTAAHVASEFGDDLLVLDGGACEVGIESTIVDCTRGTPVLLRPGAITRDDIERACGIRPLSKEEMPEHTPRASGTLLAHYAPSATVRLMSAKQIQTALEIMGKDTANIAVYSRTRMLTPARGLVLRRMPDDAHEASKELFAALRDFDTAEVKLIWVELPPESEDWEGVRDRLQRAAAA, from the coding sequence ATGATTCTGGACGGAAGTCAGCCCGACGCGGTGCAAAAGGCCGCCGAGGCGCTCGCACGCGGTGATCTGCTGGGCATGCCGACGGAGACGGTCTATGGTCTGGCAGCCGATGCCGACGATGACGCCGCCGTGGCGCAGATTTTTGCCGCCAAGGGCCGACCGACCAACCATCCGTTGATCGTGCATGTGGCCGACGCCGACAGCATTCGGCGCTACGCCAAGGAAGTGCCGGTCTTCGCCCAGAAGCTGATCGACGCCTTCTGGCCCGGTCCGCTCACCGTGATCCTGCCGCGCCTGCCGCAAGCCGCCAAGGCCTCGACCGGCGGACAGGACAGCGTGGGCCTGCGTTGCCCTTCGCACCCCGTCGCGCATAACCTGCTGCTGGCCTGCCAGACGCTCGACAAGCCCGTGTGGGGCGTGGCCGCGCCCAGCGCCAACAAGTTCGGCCGCGTGAGCCCGACGACCGCAGCGCATGTGGCCTCGGAGTTCGGCGACGATCTGCTGGTGCTCGATGGCGGCGCGTGCGAGGTCGGCATCGAATCGACCATCGTGGACTGCACACGCGGCACGCCCGTGCTGCTGCGCCCCGGCGCAATCACGCGCGACGACATCGAGCGCGCCTGCGGCATTCGCCCGCTGTCCAAGGAAGAGATGCCGGAGCACACGCCGCGCGCTTCGGGCACGCTGCTCGCGCACTACGCGCCCAGCGCCACCGTGCGACTGATGAGCGCCAAGCAGATCCAGACCGCGCTCGAAATCATGGGCAAGGATACCGCGAACATCGCGGTGTACTCTCGCACGCGCATGCTCACACCCGCCAGGGGACTGGTGCTGCGCCGCATGCCCGACGATGCACATGAAGCAAGCAAGGAGCTGTTTGCCGCGCTGCGTGACTTCGATACCGCCGAGGTCAAACTCATCTGGGTGGAGTTGCCACCAGAATCCGAAGATTGGGAAGGTGTCCGCGACCGACTGCAACGCGCAGCGGCCGCATGA